The following coding sequences are from one Granulicella sp. L56 window:
- a CDS encoding CRTAC1 family protein: MSKGLGWRQLRVWAFAGAIVISFSSASGQVSEQTIQTTAQSADAPAAKQQGGSSTAGVFAPVLDSEHRPITAGGFVKTGPVIFEDISAKAGLTSWNHTMGTPQKKYIIEETGSGVCLLDYDHDGWQDIYLVNGSTYDAQDGKTEPQHAALFHNNHDGTFTNVATFAGVTNGRWGYGCAVGDYDNDGWPDLYVTNFGKNRLYRNDHDGTFTDVAEKAGVTLGNWSTGASFGDYDGDGRLDLFVPGYVHYDMAHPPHAGSGSLGFCQYRGVNVSCGPRGLEGEPDHLFHNNGDGTFTDVSVKAGVSDPNHYYGFSSTFVDINNDGKVDLLVANDSSSNYLYINKGDGTFEDASYYSGFALNRSGRETASMGLAVGDYRNSGQVGIYTTTFSDDYNTLFENKGDGNFSEITSRTGIDEITYPFLSWGTEFIDYDNDGWKDVFIANGHVFPEVEHHDWGTSYAERPLLFHNVDHGQKFITMPAVEGTGLADVLPSRGAAFGDLFNDGKIDVVINCMDHTPVLLRDVNPDHNHWVGLQLVGGPGSPRDAVGSTVYLTAGGIRQRGDVMSGGSYESSNDQRLHFGLGQATSVESVEIHWASTGTVEHVNLPSLNRYFVIEEGKGVIPSVYDGVAKEMSSRK, translated from the coding sequence ATGAGTAAAGGGCTTGGCTGGAGGCAGTTGCGCGTGTGGGCATTTGCCGGGGCAATCGTTATTTCTTTTTCATCCGCATCTGGTCAGGTGAGCGAACAGACAATTCAAACCACAGCTCAGAGCGCGGATGCTCCGGCTGCGAAGCAGCAGGGAGGTTCGTCTACTGCAGGAGTATTCGCGCCTGTACTCGATTCAGAGCACCGGCCCATCACGGCCGGCGGGTTCGTCAAGACTGGTCCGGTCATCTTTGAGGACATTTCAGCGAAGGCGGGCCTGACAAGCTGGAACCACACCATGGGAACGCCGCAGAAGAAATATATTATCGAAGAGACGGGTTCCGGCGTCTGCCTGCTTGATTACGACCATGATGGCTGGCAGGACATCTACCTGGTGAATGGCTCAACCTACGACGCGCAGGACGGAAAGACCGAGCCGCAACATGCCGCACTTTTTCACAACAACCACGATGGCACGTTTACAAACGTCGCCACGTTTGCCGGGGTGACGAACGGCCGGTGGGGATATGGCTGCGCAGTAGGAGACTATGACAACGACGGCTGGCCAGACTTATATGTGACGAATTTCGGCAAGAATCGCCTTTACCGCAATGACCACGATGGCACGTTCACGGACGTTGCGGAAAAAGCAGGTGTGACTCTCGGTAATTGGTCGACCGGTGCGAGTTTTGGAGATTACGATGGAGACGGGCGCCTGGATCTGTTCGTGCCCGGATACGTTCACTACGACATGGCGCATCCACCTCATGCGGGATCAGGCAGCCTTGGTTTTTGCCAATATCGCGGGGTGAACGTCAGCTGCGGTCCGCGGGGACTGGAAGGCGAGCCTGACCATCTGTTCCACAACAATGGCGACGGAACATTTACCGATGTGAGCGTAAAGGCCGGCGTCAGCGACCCGAATCATTATTATGGGTTCAGTTCCACCTTCGTCGATATAAATAACGATGGCAAGGTAGATTTGCTGGTTGCAAACGACTCTTCCTCCAATTACCTGTATATAAATAAAGGCGATGGAACTTTCGAAGATGCCAGCTACTATTCCGGCTTTGCGCTAAACCGGTCAGGACGCGAGACGGCGTCTATGGGACTGGCGGTTGGAGACTATAGGAATTCTGGGCAAGTGGGTATCTACACCACGACTTTCTCGGACGACTACAACACCTTGTTTGAGAATAAAGGCGACGGCAATTTTTCCGAAATTACTTCAAGGACCGGGATCGATGAAATTACTTATCCATTTCTGAGCTGGGGCACGGAGTTCATCGACTACGACAATGATGGCTGGAAGGATGTTTTTATAGCCAACGGACATGTGTTTCCAGAGGTCGAACACCATGACTGGGGAACCAGCTATGCTGAGCGCCCGCTGCTTTTCCATAATGTCGATCATGGTCAGAAATTTATCACGATGCCAGCCGTTGAGGGTACAGGGCTCGCCGATGTTCTCCCCTCTCGGGGAGCGGCTTTTGGCGATCTATTCAATGACGGCAAGATTGATGTCGTGATTAACTGCATGGACCACACTCCCGTTTTGCTGCGCGATGTCAATCCCGACCATAATCATTGGGTAGGGCTCCAGCTTGTCGGCGGCCCCGGAAGCCCCCGCGATGCAGTTGGGTCCACCGTCTATCTGACCGCCGGCGGGATTCGCCAACGGGGAGACGTGATGAGCGGCGGAAGTTATGAGTCTTCCAACGACCAACGTCTTCACTTCGGTCTCGGACAGGCTACTTCTGTGGAGTCAGTCGAAATTCACTGGGCCAGTACCGGTACGGTGGAGCACGTCAATCTACCGAGTCTCAATCGCTACTTCGTCATCGAAGAAGGCAAAGGCGTCATACCCAGCGTCTACGATGGCGTCGCGAAGGAAATGTCGTCGAGAAAGTAA
- a CDS encoding TetR/AcrR family transcriptional regulator — MRYSENVPKAIKQRLTRQESRLETRTRLLESAAQLFARGGYEGASVDLIAERAGYSKGAFYSNFESKEAIFLELLDTHKRREIEALAQLLAQDIPASELLSLIRNSETGRGSDFDFGLLSAEFQLQACRDKTFAKTYAKLHRTHRDTMAGLVIRLFAKVGRTPPSAPKDLADIIMALTTGLSLQGTSMQGPLRKGVVTEAILLVLGLDRLQS; from the coding sequence GTGCGTTATTCTGAGAACGTGCCTAAAGCGATCAAGCAGAGATTAACCCGACAGGAGAGCCGGCTGGAAACCCGGACAAGGCTTTTGGAGTCAGCAGCTCAATTGTTTGCAAGGGGCGGCTATGAAGGCGCGTCTGTCGATCTGATTGCGGAGCGCGCAGGCTACTCCAAGGGAGCGTTCTACTCCAACTTTGAGAGCAAGGAAGCGATCTTTCTGGAGCTTCTCGACACCCACAAGCGGCGAGAGATTGAAGCTTTGGCTCAGCTTCTTGCGCAGGACATTCCCGCGTCGGAACTTCTGTCGCTGATCCGTAACTCTGAAACCGGACGTGGCTCTGACTTCGACTTCGGCTTACTTTCTGCGGAGTTCCAACTACAAGCGTGCCGCGATAAGACATTTGCGAAGACGTATGCCAAACTGCATCGCACTCATCGGGACACCATGGCTGGATTGGTGATCAGACTGTTTGCCAAGGTTGGTCGAACTCCGCCATCAGCTCCGAAAGATCTTGCCGACATCATTATGGCGTTGACCACGGGCCTTTCTCTGCAGGGAACGAGCATGCAAGGGCCTCTGCGCAAGGGGGTCGTCACAGAAGCGATTCTTCTCGTTCTCGGTCTTGATCGTTTGCAGAGTTAG
- a CDS encoding SDR family oxidoreductase produces the protein MAKTILITGASSGIGRATALYFAAKGWNVAATLRDPLKADPVLQHPQISLFALDVTNADSIAQAISNTLNRYKKVDVLLNNAGYGLFGPLEAIESQQIQQQFATNLFGLIGVTQQILPVMRDAGEGLIINVSSIVGRLALPYASSYVATKFAVEGLSESMRYELEPFRIRVKMIEPGSISTEFGKGSKQIAVSDPYKTSMNKFLAVFAKGSSAGAKPEEVAKVIFRAANDRSNRLRYLAKPGPFFWMNRILPDAVWRRLMVKAMVK, from the coding sequence ATGGCTAAAACAATCTTGATAACCGGCGCCTCTAGCGGTATCGGACGAGCTACCGCGCTTTATTTCGCTGCAAAAGGCTGGAATGTAGCCGCAACCCTGCGCGACCCTCTCAAGGCGGATCCCGTGCTTCAGCATCCGCAAATCAGCTTGTTCGCACTGGATGTGACGAATGCAGATTCCATTGCACAAGCGATAAGCAATACGTTGAATCGTTACAAAAAAGTTGATGTGCTGCTGAACAACGCAGGCTACGGTTTGTTCGGTCCGCTTGAAGCAATAGAGAGTCAGCAAATCCAACAGCAATTTGCGACGAATCTATTCGGCCTAATCGGGGTCACGCAGCAAATTCTTCCAGTCATGCGGGACGCGGGCGAAGGTTTGATTATCAATGTCTCTTCCATTGTTGGGCGTTTAGCTCTGCCCTACGCCTCGTCATACGTTGCGACAAAGTTCGCGGTAGAAGGGTTGAGCGAATCGATGCGCTACGAGTTGGAGCCGTTTCGCATCCGCGTAAAGATGATCGAACCCGGCAGCATCAGTACCGAATTTGGCAAGGGCAGCAAGCAGATAGCAGTGAGTGACCCGTACAAGACAAGCATGAACAAATTTTTGGCTGTATTTGCAAAAGGAAGCTCTGCAGGCGCCAAGCCAGAGGAGGTGGCGAAAGTTATTTTCCGTGCTGCGAATGATCGGAGCAATCGGTTACGTTACCTCGCTAAACCCGGCCCATTTTTTTGGATGAATCGGATTTTGCCTGATGCCGTGTGGCGGCGGTTGATGGTGAAAGCAATGGTGAAATAG
- a CDS encoding IS481 family transposase: protein MGLVLHRSATTTEAIRRAIQHSRESMRALARRHGINPKTVAKWKKRESTTDRRTGPIVPRSTVLSVEQEAIIVAFRKHTLLPLDDCLYALQATIPQLTRSSLHRCLERHGISRLPDLEGDKPRRKKFDIYPIGFFHIDLAEVRTAEGRLYLFVAIDRTSKFAVVELVEKAYTRAAVAFVEALIEAVPYRIHTVLTDNGIQFADLPKNRQGPTARFRGHPFDRTCYIHGIEHRLTKPNHPWTNGQVERMNRTIKDATVKRYFYDTHHQLKAHLADFLAAYNFARRLKTLKGLTPYEYLCKLWTQTPDTFTLNPIHQMPGLNT, encoded by the coding sequence ATGGGACTGGTTCTTCACCGAAGCGCGACAACGACAGAGGCGATCCGTCGAGCGATACAACATAGTCGAGAGAGTATGAGGGCTCTGGCCCGCCGTCACGGCATCAACCCGAAGACCGTCGCCAAGTGGAAGAAGCGCGAGTCCACGACGGATCGCAGGACCGGGCCCATCGTTCCCAGGTCGACGGTTTTGTCGGTCGAACAGGAAGCCATCATCGTAGCGTTTCGCAAGCACACACTGTTGCCGCTCGACGACTGCCTCTACGCTCTCCAGGCCACGATCCCTCAGCTCACCCGATCGTCTCTTCACCGTTGCCTGGAACGCCATGGCATCAGCCGTCTGCCTGACCTCGAAGGCGACAAGCCCAGGAGGAAGAAGTTCGACATCTATCCGATTGGCTTCTTCCACATCGACCTGGCCGAAGTGAGAACCGCTGAAGGCAGGCTCTACCTGTTCGTGGCCATCGACCGCACCTCGAAGTTCGCTGTCGTCGAACTGGTGGAAAAGGCCTATACGCGGGCTGCCGTTGCCTTCGTCGAAGCGCTCATCGAAGCCGTTCCGTACCGCATCCACACCGTGCTCACCGACAACGGCATCCAGTTCGCCGATCTGCCGAAGAACCGGCAGGGGCCAACCGCGCGCTTCCGTGGCCACCCCTTCGACCGTACCTGCTATATCCACGGAATCGAACATCGGTTGACCAAGCCCAACCATCCCTGGACCAACGGGCAGGTCGAACGCATGAACAGAACCATCAAAGACGCTACCGTGAAGCGCTACTTTTACGACACCCATCACCAACTCAAAGCGCACTTGGCAGACTTCCTGGCGGCCTACAACTTCGCCCGAAGACTCAAGACCCTCAAGGGGCTCACACCCTACGAATATCTTTGCAAACTCTGGACGCAAACCCCAGACACATTTACTCTCAACCCAATCCATCAAATGCCGGGACTAAACACCTAG
- a CDS encoding thiamine pyrophosphate-dependent enzyme: MWIGSFSHGSMANALPQALGAQATFPQRQVISLSGDGGLAMLMGELLTAVQNKLPVKIVVFHNNALAFVEVEMIAAGIVPFGTGLKNPDFSKVAEACGLFGVRVTQAEELKPALEQAFAHDGPALVDVLVHRQELSMPATITPSQVLGFGLYLTKSVLNGRGDAIIDLAKTNLLNRLLGV, encoded by the coding sequence ATGTGGATCGGTTCGTTTTCCCATGGTTCGATGGCCAACGCGTTGCCGCAGGCCTTAGGAGCGCAAGCTACATTTCCTCAAAGACAAGTGATTAGCCTCTCTGGAGATGGAGGCTTGGCAATGTTGATGGGGGAGCTGCTCACTGCGGTCCAGAACAAGCTCCCGGTGAAGATTGTCGTCTTCCACAACAACGCTCTCGCATTTGTTGAAGTTGAGATGATTGCTGCAGGTATCGTGCCTTTCGGCACGGGCCTGAAGAATCCAGACTTCAGTAAGGTGGCGGAAGCGTGTGGCCTCTTCGGAGTTCGCGTAACTCAAGCTGAGGAGTTGAAGCCGGCGCTTGAACAAGCCTTCGCGCATGACGGGCCGGCGCTGGTGGACGTGCTCGTACATCGGCAGGAGCTCTCCATGCCTGCGACGATCACACCAAGCCAGGTTCTCGGATTTGGGCTCTATCTGACCAAGAGTGTCCTGAACGGACGCGGAGACGCCATCATCGACCTGGCGAAGACCAATCTGCTAAACCGTCTGCTAGGTGTTTAG